The Petrocella atlantisensis genome has a window encoding:
- a CDS encoding class I SAM-dependent DNA methyltransferase: MIYDSALNELPYEVWLTYIESIFEKFKLKPELILDLGCGTGSMTNLMAKKGYEMIGVDLSEDMLAIARDKAKEDNLEVMYLNQDMSELDLFGTVDAVISVGDALNYITFDEDLEKTFEKVNLFLNPGGLFIFDMNTVYKFKEVLGNKTYAENHEDYAYIWENYYYEDEAINEYEVNVFIKNEDGLYEKSTEVHHERGYDPQEVIKCLEASGLKLLGLYHDNTFEDLKSTTQRMYFVAQEVMKEK, translated from the coding sequence ATGATTTATGATAGTGCACTTAATGAGCTACCTTATGAGGTGTGGCTTACATATATAGAATCTATATTTGAGAAATTCAAACTTAAACCGGAGCTCATCTTGGACCTGGGTTGTGGGACGGGGTCTATGACCAATTTGATGGCCAAGAAGGGTTATGAAATGATTGGTGTAGATCTTTCTGAAGATATGTTGGCCATTGCTAGAGATAAGGCTAAGGAAGATAATCTGGAGGTTATGTATCTGAATCAGGATATGAGCGAACTGGATCTTTTTGGAACGGTAGATGCAGTGATTTCAGTAGGTGATGCGCTCAATTATATTACCTTTGATGAAGATTTGGAAAAAACTTTTGAAAAAGTAAATCTTTTTTTAAACCCCGGCGGCCTTTTTATATTTGACATGAACACCGTCTACAAGTTCAAAGAGGTACTAGGGAACAAGACGTATGCTGAAAATCATGAAGACTATGCTTATATTTGGGAAAACTATTACTACGAAGATGAAGCCATTAATGAATATGAAGTAAATGTTTTTATAAAAAACGAAGACGGTTTATACGAAAAATCAACAGAAGTACATCATGAGCGAGGCTATGATCCCCAGGAAGTGATAAAGTGCCTTGAAGCATCAGGTTTAAAGCTTTTAGGTCTCTATCATGACAATACTTTTGAGGATCTAAAGTCAACCACCCAGCGTATGTATTTTGTCGCACAAGAAGTCATGAAGGAGAAATAA
- the hslO gene encoding Hsp33 family molecular chaperone HslO, which translates to MSDYIVRVTDKDHQVRLYVAITKELVERARSLHKTSPVATAALGRTLTAGAIMGSMMKGDKDLLTLQFKGDGPLGGVLVTANSDAIVKGYVNRPDVDLPLKPNGKLDVSGALGTGFLNVIKDIGMKEPYNGQIDLISGEIAEDLTYYFASSEQTPSVVALGVLVDKDYTVRQSGGFILQLMPGAKDEVIDKIEANIKKLPSVTAMLDAGADGEDIARRVMEGLSLTFHEKVYPRFECDCSKERVEKALITVGSDEIKDMIQEGKPIVMSCQFCNTEYSFDLGDLRDILDRMNIV; encoded by the coding sequence ATGTCAGACTATATAGTAAGAGTGACAGATAAGGACCATCAAGTAAGGCTCTACGTCGCCATAACAAAAGAGCTGGTAGAAAGAGCTAGAAGTCTACATAAGACAAGTCCTGTAGCCACTGCAGCCCTTGGAAGAACCCTTACCGCTGGCGCCATTATGGGCAGTATGATGAAAGGGGACAAAGATCTATTGACCCTTCAATTTAAAGGCGATGGGCCTTTGGGCGGGGTTTTAGTTACAGCAAATTCAGATGCTATTGTAAAAGGCTACGTCAATCGACCCGATGTGGACTTACCACTAAAGCCCAACGGTAAACTGGATGTATCCGGCGCTCTAGGAACCGGTTTTCTTAATGTGATCAAAGACATAGGGATGAAAGAACCCTATAATGGACAAATTGATCTTATCAGTGGCGAGATTGCAGAAGATCTGACCTACTACTTTGCAAGCAGTGAGCAAACGCCTTCGGTAGTAGCTTTAGGCGTTCTTGTGGATAAAGACTATACCGTAAGACAAAGTGGGGGCTTTATTCTACAGTTGATGCCCGGTGCCAAAGATGAGGTTATTGACAAGATTGAAGCCAATATTAAGAAACTACCGTCCGTGACAGCTATGTTGGATGCTGGTGCCGATGGTGAGGATATAGCGCGTAGAGTAATGGAAGGACTGTCTTTAACATTTCATGAGAAAGTCTATCCAAGATTTGAATGTGACTGCTCTAAGGAAAGGGTTGAGAAAGCCTTAATCACGGTGGGATCCGATGAGATAAAAGATATGATTCAAGAAGGCAAGCCCATTGTTATGTCCTGTCAGTTCTGTAACACAGAATATAGCTTCGATTTGGGCGATTTGAGAGATATTTTAGACAGGATGAATATAGTGTAA
- the typA gene encoding translational GTPase TypA — protein MSKEKIINIAVIAHVDAGKSTLVDTFLNQNGVFRANEEVIDCVMDSNDIERERGITIYSKNCSIRYKDYKINIVDTPGHADFSSEVERIMKTVDTVILLVDSSEGPMPQTRFVLQKSLEMNLRPILFINKIDKKDERAEEVVDMTFDLFVDLDATDEQLDFPVLYGAARDGYAINEMGEESSDMKPLFETIINHVDAYPDYDDEPLQMQISALGYDDYIGRLGIGRVTKGTIKAGQQVAITKRDGSVATGKVLKLFCYEGLKQTPKDELFSGDIAVVAGIADLSIGETLCDIYNVQGMEMIHIEEPTLSMNFLVNSSPFAGRVGKFVTTRHIRDRLEKELQVNVGLKVEDLGGLEGYKVSGRGELHLSILIENMRREGYELSVSKPEVIMHKEDGKTVEPIERVLITLPDSYVGMAISSLNNRKGTMENMISENGFTKIEYIAPTRGLLGFRSEMITDSRGEATIVRSFEGFERYKGEIPSRNNGVLVSGEQGIATPYSLNNLSDRATMTIHTGTEVYEGMIIGINSRKDDMSVNPTKNKKLTNTRSSGNDDAVKLAPPKIFSLEEALEFIADDELVEITPDSIRLRKKILRETERLRANKNSTKTS, from the coding sequence ATGAGTAAAGAAAAAATCATTAACATTGCCGTTATTGCCCATGTCGATGCAGGCAAATCCACGTTGGTTGACACTTTTTTAAACCAAAATGGTGTATTTAGAGCAAATGAAGAGGTCATTGATTGTGTCATGGACAGCAACGACATTGAAAGAGAACGTGGTATAACGATCTACTCTAAAAACTGTTCAATTCGTTATAAAGATTATAAAATAAATATTGTAGATACACCTGGTCATGCGGATTTTTCTTCCGAAGTTGAGCGTATTATGAAGACTGTGGATACGGTTATCTTACTGGTTGACTCCAGCGAAGGTCCAATGCCACAAACACGATTCGTACTTCAAAAGTCTTTGGAAATGAATCTAAGACCCATTCTATTCATTAATAAAATCGACAAAAAAGATGAACGTGCTGAAGAAGTTGTGGATATGACCTTCGATCTTTTCGTAGATCTTGACGCAACCGATGAACAACTCGACTTCCCTGTGCTCTATGGTGCTGCAAGGGATGGTTATGCTATAAATGAGATGGGTGAAGAAAGTAGTGATATGAAACCTCTTTTTGAAACCATCATTAATCATGTCGATGCCTATCCTGATTATGACGATGAACCTTTACAGATGCAAATATCTGCTCTTGGTTATGATGATTATATCGGAAGACTGGGTATCGGACGTGTTACAAAAGGCACAATCAAAGCCGGCCAACAGGTCGCGATTACAAAAAGAGATGGTAGTGTTGCGACCGGTAAGGTTCTGAAGCTTTTTTGTTATGAAGGCCTAAAACAAACCCCAAAAGACGAGCTGTTTAGTGGTGATATCGCGGTTGTTGCCGGGATTGCAGATTTATCCATCGGTGAGACCCTTTGTGACATCTACAATGTGCAAGGTATGGAAATGATTCATATAGAAGAGCCGACTTTATCCATGAATTTCTTGGTTAACAGCTCACCTTTTGCCGGTCGTGTTGGTAAGTTCGTAACCACAAGACATATTAGAGACCGTCTGGAAAAAGAACTTCAAGTCAACGTGGGTCTAAAAGTAGAAGACCTTGGCGGCCTTGAAGGTTATAAAGTCTCCGGACGTGGTGAGTTACACTTATCCATACTCATTGAAAATATGAGACGTGAAGGTTATGAGCTGAGTGTCTCAAAGCCTGAAGTTATCATGCACAAGGAAGATGGAAAGACCGTAGAGCCTATAGAACGTGTCCTAATTACTTTACCGGATTCTTATGTAGGTATGGCCATTTCTTCTCTAAACAATAGAAAAGGTACCATGGAGAATATGATCTCTGAAAATGGTTTTACCAAAATTGAATATATAGCACCTACACGAGGTCTGCTTGGTTTCCGTTCTGAAATGATTACAGATTCAAGAGGTGAAGCTACGATTGTTCGTTCCTTTGAAGGATTTGAACGTTATAAAGGTGAGATTCCAAGTAGAAATAATGGTGTTCTTGTCTCTGGTGAGCAAGGTATCGCTACCCCTTATTCTCTTAATAACTTATCCGATCGTGCTACTATGACCATTCATACCGGAACAGAAGTCTACGAAGGTATGATTATTGGTATTAATTCCCGTAAAGACGATATGTCTGTTAACCCAACAAAAAATAAGAAGTTAACGAATACAAGATCATCTGGTAACGACGACGCTGTCAAGCTGGCACCACCAAAGATCTTTTCTCTAGAAGAAGCTCTTGAATTCATTGCTGATGACGAATTGGTTGAAATCACACCGGACAGCATTCGTCTTCGTAAGAAAATCCTAAGAGAAACAGAACGATTACGTGCCAATAAAAACAGTACCAAAACATCATAA
- a CDS encoding AAA family ATPase produces MNIINAKFSPTAIEKAFILRSELLEKMTRDKNKNVIFVTAPAGYGKTTLLSQFNHMTDEKVMWYHLDMFDNEILTFMTYLSEGIARCLGKHQEDIVPFLNERLDQGDIKGLVADLLNYLSQKSQDPLCIIFDDFHYLTEDLIHECIAVFIRYLPSNIRVIIASRTQPALDLDFLLTSHRFAEISIEQLKFSQAEENTFIDKIKPNHQEIYNQELIRKNNGWPFGLNLLQHAISENLVSGYEIQELYKKCFDNIFEMFDDQEFLLSTCLLEILDVEACNYITNRTNAYETLKMMSGKGLFISKIHSGVFKYHDLFRDYLQEKVSNKKEVYEKISAYYIYRNNTLEAIDYLLLSRDYDGADALLKKGQYTYVSIAYYSKIYHWEKKISTKTAYEYGSFSLIKALIALKNLEVESGRQFIKNARILFLDQKDEEGLLKADIIWVKVLRMEYKADEAYALANVIYKKIHNRPLDEKVDVLSEKLYISAFLSRVDEEFIVLKNEILSINENHIKTSEVQAFALLEYAAYLIGEYRTAMSVQAKYRDKISPLNSIIYTIRIYMVWGHLEEGKTYVLKEIDNAKRFGLNANLPELYGILAELEFHHGEYGHAEKYFKETMKCFVDKNNNLYHLSTFTYATMLAFLGRKDEALEMVSKYYPRIPKDNHLGFMMVDMMLSQMYLILKDYDLAIEHAKRAMVPSEAFGTKLYVATLSAVIATAYLAKGDERNVLKYAQTTMDLSESGYYIQDFMTFYEYYKPLYHFCLQNHIHTTFVEEIKNRVGQGLMEQETNDSEKLYVRFFGDNIVKAGGKLVRWRTVKAKHIFYYLLYHNKTGVTKDKLMDTFFEHYDLDKANGNIRTSLTYIRKAMQDVGFEEIIWQANSRYFINDKIITTDLMHFNQHIEDLNHTDEDLILSAKALNNIYKGAFCEDIDIYEFNLEKEKYYNTFQNVILKAVSLLEEKKDYKEALNFMNILIQHQNYNESYYQKKAELYHIMGNQVMMKKTEEELWRIKEK; encoded by the coding sequence ATGAACATCATTAATGCAAAATTTAGCCCAACAGCGATAGAAAAAGCATTTATATTACGTTCAGAATTACTTGAAAAAATGACAAGAGATAAAAATAAGAATGTGATATTTGTTACAGCGCCTGCAGGTTATGGAAAAACAACATTACTATCTCAGTTCAACCATATGACCGATGAAAAAGTAATGTGGTATCATTTGGATATGTTTGATAATGAGATTCTAACATTTATGACCTATTTATCAGAAGGTATAGCAAGATGTCTTGGTAAGCATCAAGAGGATATTGTACCTTTTTTGAATGAAAGGTTAGATCAAGGCGACATCAAAGGGCTGGTAGCTGATTTGTTAAATTACTTATCACAAAAGTCTCAGGATCCTCTATGCATTATTTTTGATGATTTTCACTATCTAACAGAGGACCTCATTCATGAATGCATAGCAGTATTTATTAGATACTTGCCATCAAATATTCGTGTCATTATTGCATCAAGGACCCAACCAGCACTTGATTTGGATTTTTTATTGACCAGTCATCGTTTTGCAGAAATTAGTATTGAACAATTGAAGTTTTCTCAAGCAGAAGAAAATACCTTTATTGATAAAATCAAACCGAATCATCAAGAAATATATAATCAAGAACTCATCCGGAAAAATAATGGGTGGCCCTTTGGGCTTAATCTCTTACAACATGCAATAAGTGAGAATCTTGTAAGTGGCTATGAGATTCAAGAACTCTACAAAAAATGTTTTGATAATATATTTGAAATGTTTGACGATCAAGAATTTTTACTCTCAACCTGTCTCTTAGAGATATTAGATGTTGAGGCATGCAACTATATTACCAATAGAACCAATGCTTATGAAACGCTTAAAATGATGTCTGGAAAAGGTCTTTTTATCAGCAAAATTCACTCGGGTGTGTTTAAATATCATGACTTATTTAGAGATTATTTGCAAGAAAAAGTATCGAATAAAAAAGAGGTTTATGAAAAAATAAGTGCCTATTATATCTATAGAAATAATACTCTAGAAGCCATTGATTATTTACTCTTATCAAGAGACTATGATGGGGCAGATGCTCTCTTGAAAAAAGGCCAGTACACATATGTTTCTATTGCTTATTACTCAAAAATCTATCACTGGGAAAAGAAAATATCCACAAAAACAGCCTATGAATATGGGAGCTTTTCACTCATCAAAGCATTAATAGCCCTTAAGAATCTAGAGGTAGAAAGTGGAAGACAATTTATTAAAAATGCACGCATACTTTTCTTAGATCAAAAGGACGAAGAAGGCTTATTAAAAGCAGATATTATATGGGTGAAAGTGTTGCGTATGGAATACAAAGCTGATGAAGCCTATGCCCTTGCTAATGTGATTTACAAAAAAATACATAATCGACCATTAGATGAAAAGGTGGATGTTTTAAGTGAAAAATTATATATCAGTGCCTTTTTAAGCAGGGTAGATGAAGAGTTTATTGTATTAAAAAATGAAATATTATCAATAAATGAAAATCATATAAAAACTTCTGAGGTACAGGCATTTGCGCTCTTGGAATATGCGGCTTATTTAATTGGAGAATATCGTACGGCTATGTCCGTTCAAGCGAAGTATCGTGATAAAATATCTCCGCTCAACTCAATAATTTATACCATACGCATCTATATGGTTTGGGGACATCTAGAAGAAGGTAAAACCTATGTATTAAAAGAAATCGACAATGCCAAGCGATTTGGGTTAAATGCCAATTTGCCGGAGCTTTATGGTATTTTGGCAGAACTGGAATTTCATCATGGTGAATATGGACATGCTGAAAAATATTTCAAAGAAACAATGAAGTGTTTCGTAGACAAAAATAATAATTTGTACCATTTAAGTACATTTACCTATGCAACGATGTTGGCTTTTTTGGGACGCAAGGATGAAGCTTTAGAAATGGTAAGCAAGTATTATCCTCGTATACCTAAAGATAACCATTTAGGTTTTATGATGGTGGATATGATGTTATCTCAAATGTATTTAATTCTAAAGGATTATGACTTGGCGATTGAACATGCTAAACGGGCAATGGTACCTTCAGAAGCTTTTGGTACAAAACTCTATGTGGCAACCCTGAGTGCTGTTATTGCAACTGCGTATTTGGCTAAGGGTGATGAAAGAAATGTCCTTAAGTACGCACAAACAACGATGGACTTATCTGAAAGTGGCTATTACATTCAGGACTTTATGACTTTTTATGAATATTACAAGCCTTTGTATCATTTTTGTTTGCAAAACCACATACACACAACATTTGTAGAAGAAATTAAAAATAGGGTAGGTCAAGGGCTAATGGAGCAAGAAACGAACGATTCAGAAAAACTGTATGTTCGCTTTTTTGGTGATAATATTGTAAAGGCAGGCGGAAAGCTTGTTCGTTGGCGAACGGTAAAAGCGAAGCACATCTTTTATTACTTACTTTATCATAATAAAACAGGCGTCACCAAGGACAAGCTTATGGACACTTTTTTTGAGCATTATGATTTAGACAAAGCCAATGGTAATATAAGGACCTCCCTTACCTATATTAGAAAAGCAATGCAAGATGTTGGGTTTGAAGAGATCATATGGCAAGCCAATAGCCGTTACTTTATTAATGACAAGATTATTACGACGGATTTAATGCATTTTAACCAACATATTGAAGATTTGAATCATACAGATGAAGATCTAATTTTGTCTGCAAAAGCGCTAAATAATATCTATAAAGGTGCTTTTTGTGAGGATATTGATATCTATGAATTTAATCTGGAAAAGGAAAAGTATTATAATACGTTTCAAAATGTAATATTAAAAGCAGTATCATTACTTGAGGAAAAGAAGGATTATAAAGAAGCCCTTAATTTTATGAATATTCTGATCCAACACCAAAACTACAATGAAAGCTATTACCAGAAAAAGGCAGAGTTGTATCATATAATGGGTAATCAGGTTATGATGAAAAAAACGGAAGAAGAATTATGGCGGATTAAGGAAAAATAA
- a CDS encoding MATE family efflux transporter, giving the protein MEKNKMGIVPIPKLIISMSLPAIFAMMVQAMYNVVDSIFVSRISDTNNDALTAISLAFPLQLIVIAVFVGLGVGMNSNISRKLGEKDHKTAVLIAEHGVVVGVFVYSIVAILGTLFARDFFVLFTDNTMVIDYATSYTKIIMMFAFGRILGQVGMSVLQGTGEMIKPMIAMLIGAVLNIILDPILIFGLFGVPAMGIEGAAIATVVAQIISMIFVWSILLFGNNIIKPDPRNFKLKLSIVKQILVVGIPVSIMQGLGSIMLTGFNLILSKYGDLAIDVMGSYFRLQSLVFMPIFGLSTGTMPIIGYNFGAKNKERLLAAIKFSTMVAVSFMIFCLLIFQIFPTSLLGLYNANARMLELGVPAFRTISLMFPLLGVSVILSTAFQGLGKAHYSLYISMIRQLVILLPAAYILGEFGGLRAVWFAFLIAEIFGVTMVLLLFGKTYAKSVKDWPVIMENEKVRIQS; this is encoded by the coding sequence ATGGAAAAGAACAAAATGGGCATAGTACCCATACCTAAACTTATTATCAGCATGTCCTTACCGGCTATTTTTGCCATGATGGTACAAGCTATGTATAATGTGGTGGATAGCATTTTTGTCTCCAGAATCAGTGATACCAACAACGATGCCTTAACGGCCATATCCTTAGCCTTCCCCTTGCAACTCATCGTTATAGCGGTGTTTGTAGGATTAGGCGTGGGCATGAACTCAAACATATCAAGAAAACTCGGGGAAAAAGATCATAAGACGGCTGTTTTGATAGCAGAACATGGTGTTGTCGTTGGTGTTTTTGTGTACAGTATTGTAGCAATACTGGGTACACTGTTTGCCAGAGATTTTTTTGTACTCTTTACAGACAACACAATGGTCATCGATTATGCCACATCGTATACAAAGATTATCATGATGTTTGCTTTTGGCAGAATACTGGGGCAAGTCGGTATGAGCGTGCTTCAAGGAACAGGTGAAATGATCAAACCGATGATCGCCATGCTCATTGGAGCAGTACTGAACATTATACTAGATCCGATTTTGATATTCGGTCTATTTGGTGTACCGGCTATGGGTATTGAAGGAGCAGCCATTGCAACCGTCGTAGCTCAGATTATATCCATGATATTTGTTTGGTCGATTTTGCTATTTGGTAACAACATCATTAAACCCGACCCTAGAAATTTTAAGTTAAAGCTATCGATTGTTAAGCAAATTCTTGTAGTTGGGATACCGGTATCCATTATGCAAGGTTTAGGATCTATTATGCTTACCGGTTTTAACTTGATTTTATCAAAATACGGTGATCTGGCTATTGATGTAATGGGTTCCTATTTCAGATTGCAATCCTTAGTATTTATGCCGATTTTTGGGCTTTCAACAGGGACCATGCCAATTATAGGTTATAACTTTGGTGCAAAAAACAAAGAACGCCTTCTTGCTGCTATTAAGTTCAGTACCATGGTGGCTGTAAGCTTTATGATTTTTTGTTTGCTGATCTTTCAAATCTTTCCCACATCACTTTTGGGACTTTACAACGCCAATGCAAGGATGCTTGAACTTGGGGTACCGGCATTTAGAACAATTAGTCTAATGTTCCCCTTGTTAGGTGTCAGCGTTATACTCAGTACAGCCTTTCAGGGATTGGGTAAGGCCCATTATAGCCTCTACATATCCATGATAAGGCAATTGGTTATTCTATTGCCTGCCGCTTATATCCTTGGAGAATTTGGAGGTCTTCGTGCTGTGTGGTTTGCTTTTCTGATTGCTGAGATTTTTGGTGTGACCATGGTACTGCTTCTGTTTGGAAAAACCTATGCCAAAAGCGTTAAGGATTGGCCAGTTATAATGGAAAATGAAAAAGTAAGGATTCAGTCATAA
- a CDS encoding bacteriohemerythrin encodes MLWQEKFSLGIPVIDEQHKQLVDLVEEVKALIHDAEDGVDCYDDITYVLGNLKDYTITHFADEEAMMEAHGYNKINAHKMEHAAFVAKVQDFLSKDIDFNQMSVLEDLVTFLLDWLIDHILVTDSQYVGVVK; translated from the coding sequence ATGTTATGGCAAGAAAAATTTTCACTTGGAATACCTGTAATCGACGAACAACATAAGCAATTGGTGGATCTGGTTGAAGAAGTCAAAGCACTCATTCATGACGCTGAAGATGGCGTGGATTGTTACGATGATATCACCTATGTACTTGGGAATCTGAAAGACTATACAATTACTCATTTTGCAGATGAAGAAGCCATGATGGAAGCACATGGTTACAATAAAATCAATGCACACAAGATGGAGCATGCAGCCTTTGTTGCCAAAGTACAAGATTTTCTGAGCAAAGATATTGACTTTAATCAGATGTCCGTGCTTGAAGATCTTGTGACCTTTCTTTTAGATTGGCTCATCGATCATATCTTAGTGACTGACAGTCAATATGTTGGTGTAGTTAAGTAA